In Ilumatobacter fluminis, the following proteins share a genomic window:
- the purU gene encoding formyltetrahydrofolate deformylase translates to MSAANHHVLTLTCPDRPGIVAAVCAGVLDVGGNIVENQQFSDPETNTFCMRMVVDSGTDDPSKVHWAVSERLADPMADVHVRPADARPKVLVMVSKFDHCLVDLLYRWRNGLLPIDIPLIVSNHPDCQPVAGRYDIPFLHLPVTKDTKAEQEAQIQELVRTHDIDLVVLARYMQILSDDLCEFLRGRAINIHHSFLPGFKGARPYHQAHERGVKLVGATAHFVTAELDEGPIIEQDVARVSHAHTAEQLVELGQDTERLVLARAVRYWADDRVFLVGNKTVVFS, encoded by the coding sequence ATGAGCGCGGCCAACCACCACGTCCTCACCCTCACCTGTCCCGACCGCCCGGGGATCGTCGCGGCCGTATGTGCCGGCGTCCTCGACGTCGGCGGCAACATCGTCGAGAACCAGCAGTTCAGCGACCCGGAGACGAACACGTTCTGCATGCGCATGGTCGTCGACTCCGGAACGGACGACCCGTCGAAGGTGCACTGGGCCGTGTCCGAACGACTCGCCGACCCGATGGCCGACGTGCACGTGCGCCCGGCCGACGCCCGGCCGAAGGTGCTGGTCATGGTGTCGAAGTTCGACCACTGCCTCGTCGACCTCCTCTACCGCTGGCGGAACGGGCTGCTGCCGATCGACATCCCGCTGATCGTCTCGAACCACCCCGACTGCCAGCCGGTCGCCGGCCGGTACGACATCCCGTTCCTCCACCTACCCGTCACGAAGGACACCAAGGCCGAGCAGGAGGCGCAGATCCAGGAGCTGGTGCGCACTCACGACATCGACCTCGTCGTGCTCGCCCGCTACATGCAGATCCTCTCCGACGACCTGTGCGAGTTCCTGCGCGGGCGGGCGATCAACATCCACCACTCGTTCCTCCCCGGCTTCAAGGGCGCCCGCCCGTACCACCAGGCCCACGAGCGTGGCGTGAAGCTCGTCGGCGCGACGGCCCACTTCGTCACCGCCGAACTCGACGAGGGGCCGATCATCGAGCAGGACGTCGCTCGCGTCTCGCACGCACACACCGCCGAGCAACTGGTCGAACTCGGCCAGGACACCGAACGCCTCGTCCTCGCTCGCGCCGTGCGCTACTGGGCCGACGACCGCGTCTTCCTCGTCGGCAACAAGACC